A window of the Ogataea parapolymorpha DL-1 chromosome V, whole genome shotgun sequence genome harbors these coding sequences:
- a CDS encoding Autophagy-related protein 22, with protein sequence MTDPLLDSSPDDESSLLLHENINQPFTTSAEVFGWCLYSWAAEPFIVSVVGTYVPLLLEQIARDNGVKLIDKITPCNQPHDPTIPIPSPPKDGDFLNSTLTLASQNDSCVLPIFGGRFYIDTSSYALYTFSISVLIQTVLVISMSGAADRGSHRKSMLVGFGVTGGLITMCYWLVDDRNYYMASLLAILANSAFGGVNVCGNSFLSLLVNNHPSVRQINLSKSSKLARMGEISSKISGMCAASGYISALLMQIITMLVILHVRNNPNIDSLIYPLKLVIGLVGLWWFVFQLPIQILLKPRLSKELHVSIEPPDPSEPGYSINSIRYKILVVGAYILHGYKTLLSAARAASQLKDIMAFLLGWFIISDSLTTINSTAILFAKSDLQMTTVQLSQIGVLTMVSAIAGSVLLPNVIQPYFKLGLKQTMILIIVWASIIPLYGILGFFIRSLGLHHAVEMYVLAIWYGFSLGGVATISRSLYSMLIPPGQESVFFALFSITDKGSSIVGPFLVGLIIDKTHDIRKCFWLLFLLLIAAVPVFWYGIDVDRGINEATVLEHEQDE encoded by the coding sequence ATGACCGACCCTTTGCTTGACTCTTCgcccgacgacgagtcgtctcttcttctgcacGAAAATATTAACCAACCGTTTACCACCAGTGCGGAGGTATTTGGATGGTGTCTCTATTCTTGGGCTGCGGAGCCGTTTATTGTCAGCGTCGTGGGCACATACGTGCCGCTGCTACTTGAGCAAATTGCAAGAGACAACGGTGTGAAACTTATTGACAAAATTACGCCCTGTAACCAGCCCCATGACCCTACAATTCCGATCCCCTCGCCTCCCAAAGACGGAgatttcctcaacagcACACTAACATTAGCTTCGCAGAACGACTCTTGCGTGCTACCTATCTTCGGTGGCCGCTTTTATATTGACACTTCCTCCTACGCGCTATATACATTCTCAATTTCAGTCCTTATCCAGACCGTTCTTGTGATATCCATgtctggagctgctgatcgaGGGTCCCACCGAAAATCGATGCTTGTTGGGTTCGGAGTCACTGGGGGCCTCATCACCATGTGCTACTGGCTGGTGGACGATAGGAACTACTATATGGCGTCGCTGCTGGCGATTTTGGCCAACAGCGCGTTTGGAGGAGTCAATGTTTGCGGAAACTCGTTTCTGTCGCTCTTGGTGAATAATCATCCGTCGGTTCGACAGATAAACCTGTCCAAATCTTCAAAATTGGCAAGAATGGGTGAaatctcgtccaaaatcagCGGAATGTGCGCTGCCTCCGGCTATATTTCGGCTCTTCTGATGCAAATCATCACCATGCTTGTCATTCTCCATGTGAGAAATAATCCAAACATAGACTCGCTCATCTACCCTTTAAAGCTAGTTATCGGTTTGGTAGGACTGTGGTggtttgttttccagctgccTATACAGATCTTGCTGAAACCACGGCTTTCCAAGGAATTGCACGTCTCCATTGAGCCTCCCGACCCATCGGAACCAGGTTACTCCATTAACAGCATAAGATATAAAATACTCGTGGTCGGGGCGTATATTTTGCATGGTTACAAAACCCTTTTATCTGCTGCCAGAGCGGCGTCGCAACTAAAAGACATCATGGCGTTTCTGTTGGGCTGGTTCATCATATCCGACTCGCTCACGACAATCAACTCCACGGCCATTTTGTTTGCCAAGTCAGATTTGCAAATGACAACGGTGCAGCTGTCTCAAATCGGCGTCCTCACAATGGTCTCCGCCATTGCTGGGTCCGTGCTGCTTCCAAACGTAATCCAACCGTACTTCAAGCTCGGGCTCAAACAAACCATGATTCTCATTATCGTGTGGGCATCCATAATCCCGCTATACGGGATCCTGGGCTTTTTTATTCGGTCATTGGGTCTCCACCACGCCGTGGAAATGTACGTACTGGCTATCTGGTACGGCTTCTCTCTCGGAGGCGTGGCAACTATCTCAAGAAGTCTCTACTCGATGCTGATTCCACCGGGTCAGGagtctgtgtttttcgcGCTGTTTAGCATCACAGACAAAGGTTCTTCTATTGTTGGACCATTTTTGGTGGGCCTCATCATTGACAAAACACACGATATTCGCAAATGTTTCTGGTTGCTGTTTCTGTTGCTGATCGCTGCCGTCCCTGTCTTCTGGTACGGAATCGATGTTGATCGTGGGATCAACGAAGCCACCGTCTTGGAACACGAACAGGATGAATAG
- a CDS encoding putative WD repeat-containing protein, whose product MSPKRKGSIAANSDSLSANNHTGIHSLLSAAIPGLAPEMSSIKNDQLLLLIIQYLTDLGGPFKDIADHVSQTTGLQVTDSQLREFSDFLRDTKVDLEGASSLELINNNIAQLVGDDSQLTRIQRDVRVLIKKTLFLESLILLRNNNRALRTLRTLTADYPDDEKVESLSKKLSSLLVSFGDQIELVDSSTKALLEELGWQIGGDLRVSRESLVNQVLALLPSDKVVPPNRLAQLLQQALAYQQLNDPYYIPTTTSSQPLTLLRDANTYMKDKFPKNLKVRLEHHENECWFVKYSNTGKYLASASVDKTIAIYDTQTYRLHKHLIGHDNTIIYLSWSHDDSKLITSSFDQTVKVWDLESGSCIATISDQDLFNSNVRIRSVEFFKNSDQFIIGSPDKKLCIFNLDKELVYDFKISHRIEDLALVNDEKLLVVTHSCQLMIYDITSSSYELSSIINIEKQLTSITVSPDDPDHCLINVKADELQLWNISKTSRPYLVNKYYGLQQSDYIIRGCVTDKNLVLSGSEDGLIYIWNKKFGNLIECLKGHKSLINCIDWKPTDNDDYEWASCGDDGVVNIWGI is encoded by the coding sequence ATGTCCCCGAAAAGAAAAGGTTCAATTGCGGCAAATTCCGACAGTCTATCGGCAAATAACCACACAGGGATTCATTCGCTTCTCTCTGCTGCCATACCAGGTTTAGCCCCTGAAATGAGCTCGATTAAGAACGATCAGCTATTGCTACTGATTATACAGTATTTAACAGACTTAGGAGGGCCGTTCAAGGACATCGCCGACCACGTAAGCCAGACCACAGGCCTACAAGTCACAGACAGCCAACTTAGAGAGTTCAGCGATTTTTTACGTGACACCAAAGTTGACCTAGAGGGGGCAAGTTCCTTAGAATTGATAAACAACAATATAGCCCAGCTTGTGGGGGATGACTCGCAATTGACAAGAATTCAACGAGATGTCCGTGTCCTGATCAAAAAGACACTGTTTTTAGAAAGTCTGATACTCCTTAGAAATAACAACCGAGCATTGCGAACTCTCAGAACGCTCACAGCAGACTATCCTGACGATGAAAAGGTGGAAAGCTTGAGCAAAAAATTGAGCTCCTTGCTTGTCAGTTTTGGAGACCAAATCGAGCTTGTTGACTCCAGCACTAAGGCTTTACTCGAAGAGCTAGGATGGCAAATTGGAGGGGACCTTCGTGTTTCGAGAGAGAGCCTTGTCAACCAGGTATTAGCGCTGCTCCCCTCGGATAAAGTTGTACCGCCGAATAGACTAgcacagctgctgcaacaGGCCTTGGCCTACCAGCAGCTAAACGACCCTTACTACATTCCTACGACCACCTCGTCCCAGCCTCTGACCTTACTAAGAGACGCAAATACATACATGAAGGACAAGTTCCCAAAAAACCTGAAGGTGCGCCTTGAGCACCACGAAAATGAGTGCTGGTTTGTCAAATACTCCAACACGGGGAAATACCTGGCCAGTGCTTCGGTCGATAAAACGATTGCTATCTACGATACCCAAACTTACCGATTGCACAAGCACCTCATTGGTCACGACAATACGATCATCTACTTGTCGTGGTCTCACGATGACTCCAAGCTCATCACCTCTTCTTTCGACCAGACCGTCAAAGTGTGGGATCTTGAATCGGGTAGCTGCATTGCCACCATCTCCGACCAGGACCTGTTCAACTCAAATGTCCGGATTCGGTCAgtggaatttttcaagaacagTGACCAGTTCATCATCGGCTCACCGGACAAAAAGTTGTGCATCTTCAACttggacaaggagctggtATATGATTTCAAGATCTCGCACCGAATAGAAGATCTGGCTCTGGTCAACGACGAAAAGTTACTTGTTGTGACGCATTCATGCCAACTGATGATTTACGACATCACTTCCTCCAGCTACGAGCTTTCTAGTATCATCAATATTGAAAAACAATTGACCTCCATAACCGTGTCGCCTGACGATCCCGATCATTGTCTGATAAACGTGAAGGCAGACGAGTTACAACTCTGGAACATCTCCAAGACGTCCAGACCGTACCTCGTGAACAAATACTACGGACTGCAGCAGTCGGACTACATAATTAGGGGCTGCGTTACAGATAAGAACCTTGTTCTTAGTGGTAGCGAGGACGGGCTGATTTACATTTGGAACAAAAAGTTTGGGAATCTCATAGAGTGTTTGAAAGGGCACAAGTCTCTCATCAACTGCATCGACTGGAAACCAACCGACAATGACGACTACGAATGGGCCAGCTGTGGCGACGACGGGGTGGTGAACATCTGGGGCATTTAA
- a CDS encoding DNA replication licensing factor mcm5 — protein MSFERADIYSTSVLPGEAASEDQFSEVIKAFKRFILEFRVDNQFIYRDQLRENILVKQYQLTVHNEHLISYNDELNKKLMDDPSEMVPLFERAITEIARRIIFISHEETPTSFPTCQLILLSNDNKLSIRNLDSEHISKIVKISGIVISASTLHSKATDVTLMCRSCRHTMKMKVGSSFGAIQTPKSCQSAQQPNGEKNQCPPDPYIIVHDKSVFIDQQVLKLQETTDMVPIGEMPRHILLSVDRNLCNRVIPGTRCDVVGIYSIYQAKVRNGPSSNNVAIRNPYMNVLGIQTDRDAQTGGLSSVFSEEEEEEFLSLARSENLYERFSNSIAPSIYGNADIKKAIVCLLMGGSKKILPDGMRLRGDINVLLLGDPGTAKSQLLKFVEKVSPISLYTSGKGSSAAGLTASVQRDPTTRDFYLEGGAMVLADGGVVCIDEFDKMRDEDRVAIHEAMEQQTISIAKAGITTVLNSRTSVLAAANPIFGRYDDMKSPGENIDFQTTILSRFDMIFIVKDEHNQQRDEAIAHHVMNIHTNGGSAETQVEGEIPLDKMKRYIQYCKVKCAPRLSYEASEMLSSHFVGIRKEVKNKESHSTERSSIPITIRQLEAIIRITEALAKLELAPVATERHVEEAIRLFNASTMDAVHEGNSDNAQITSEIHKIESEIKRRLPLGWSTSYATLRRQFVEKGSYSLAALEKALNILERKETIQLRHQRSNVFRCGV, from the coding sequence ATGTCTTTTGAACGGGCAGATATTTACAGTACCTCCGTGCTTCCTGGTGAAGCTGCCAGTGAAGACCAGTTCAGCGAGGTCATCAAAGCATTTAAACGGTTTATTCTCGAGTTTAGAGTCGACAACCAATTCATCTACAGAGATCAGCTCAGAGAAAATATCCTTGTTAAACAATACCAGCTCACGGTGCACAACGAGCATTTAATTAGCTATAATGATGAACTCAACAAGAAACTGATGGACGACCCGTCGGAAATGGTCCCCTTGTTCGAAAGGGCCATCACCGAAATTGCGAGAAGAATCATTTTCATTTCCCACGAGGAAACGCCCACCAGTTTCCCCACCTGCCAGCTGATTCTGCTCTCCAACGACAACAAGCTCTCGATCAGGAACCTGGACTCTGAACATATCTCGAAAATCGTCAAGATCTCGGGAATCGTGATTTCCGCGTCCACGCTCCACTCCAAAGCCACCGACGTCACTCTGATGTGTCGCTCGTGCAGACACACGATGAAAATGAAGGTTGGCTCATCGTTTGGCGCCATCCAGACGCCCAAGTCGTGTCAGAGCGCTCAGCAGCCTaacggagaaaaaaatcagtgTCCTCCTGACCCATACATCATTGTCCACGACAAGTCCGTGTTCATCGACCAGCAGGTGCTCAAGCTTCAGGAGACCACCGACATGGTGCCGATCGGAGAGATGCCCAGACACATTTTGTTGAGCGTCGACCGAAACCTGTGCAACCGGGTCATTCCAGGCACCCGGTGCGACGTGGTTGGAATCTACTCGATCTACCAGGCCAAGGTCCGAAACGGGCCTTCTTCCAACAACGTCGCCATCAGAAACCCGTACATGAACGTTTTGGGCATCCAGACGGACCGCGACGCACAGACGGGAGGTCTGAGCTCTGTGTTCtccgaagaggaggaggaagagtttCTGTCGCTGGCTCGGTCGGAAAACCTGTACGAGCGGTTTTCGAACTCGATTGCGCCATCGATTTACGGCAACGCCGACATAAAAAAGGCCATTGTGTGCCTGTTGATGGGCGGTTCGAAGAAGATCCTGCCGGACGGCATGCGTCTCAGAGGAGACATCAatgtgctgctgctgggaGATCCCGGCACGGCCAAgtcgcagctgctcaagtttgtggagaaaGTCTCGCCGATCTCACTGTACACGTCCGGTAAAGGATCCTCTGCGGCTGGTCTGACGGCGTCGGTGCAGCGGGACCCAACAACTAGAGACTTTTATCTGGAAGGAGGAGCGATGGTGCTTGCGGACGGGGGTGTGGTGTGCAttgacgagttcgacaagatgCGCGACGAGGACCGTGTGGCGATCCACGAGGCCATGGAGCAGCAGACGATCTCGATTGCCAAGGCGGGTATCACAACGGTGCTGAACTCGAGGACGTCGGTGCTGGCGGCGGCGAACCCGATATTTGGCCGTTATGACGACATGAAGTCGCCGGGTGAGAACATTGACTTTCAAACGACAATCCTGTCGCGTTTCGACATGATCTTCATCGTCAAGGACGAGCACAACCAGCAGCGCGACGAGGCCATTGCGCATCACGTGATGAACATCCACACGAACGGCGGGTCTGCCGAGACGCAGGTCGAGGGCGAGATCCCGCTGGACAAGATGAAGCGGTACATCCAGTACTGCAAGGTCAAGTGCGCGCCGCGGCTGTCGTACGAGGCGAGCGAGATGCTGTCGTCGCACTTTGTCGGGATCCGGAAAGAGGTGAAAAACAAGGAGTCGCACTCGACCGAGCGGTCGTCTATCCCGATCACCATCCGGCAGCTCGAGGCCATTATCCGGATCACTGAGGCGCTGGCCAAGTTGGAACTGGCGCCTGTCGCTACAGAGAGACACGTCGAGGAGGCGATTCGGCTGTTCAACGCGTCCACGATGGACGCTGTCCACGAGGGAAACTCCGACAACGCGCAGATAACGTCGGAGATCCACAAGATCGAGAGCGAGATCAAGCGCAGACTTCCGCTTGGCTGGTCCACGTCGTACGCGACGCTCAGAAGAcaatttgttgagaagGGCAGCTACTCGCTGGCCGCGCTGGAAAAGGCTCTGAACATTCTCGAGCGCAAGGAGACCATCCAGCTCCGCCACCAGCGGTCTAACGTGTTTAGATGCGGTGTATAG
- a CDS encoding putative peptidase: MYPAKAHARKVKDHFLTKKPNANAAFFIAGASLKLYPYCDQTAPLRQNRYFHYLTGVNQISGCFVLYNVSTDRLTLFLPDVDVDDIMWSGLPLFPEEAIKKFDVDEVLYAAVVDTVLQDLLANGTEIFTTDTEEYSGQKFAKYVTAGDKDFFYALDEARLIKDSFELELMRKAAKITDNSHLAVMSALPIENNEGHIHAEFVYHSIRQGSKFQAYDPICCSGPSCGTLHYVKNDQGLAGKDSVLIDAGAEWECYASDVTRCFPISGVWTKEHLEIYNAVLEMQNECMKEIKPGTHWDDLQLLAHKVLIRNFLKLGLFRGNEEDIFRSGVSASFFPHGLGHLLGMDTHDVGGNPNYNDPNPMLRYLRLRRKLEPGMVVTNEPGIYFSPFLMEPALKNPDTSKYICKETVDKYMYIGGVRIEDDVVVTAHGHEVLTKITSDPHEIAQIVQNGLAKGRSGFHVVV, from the coding sequence ATGTACCCAGCGAAAGCGCACGCCAGGAAAGTGAAAGACCACTTTTTGACCAAAAAGCCCAATGCCAATGCCGCGTTCTTCATCGCAGGTGCCTCGTTGAAGCTGTACCCTTACTGCGACCAGACCGCTCCTTTAAGACAAAACAGATACTTTCACTACCTTACGGGTGTGAACCAAATCAGTGGCTGTTTTGTTTTGTACAACGTTTCCACCGACAGATTGACCCTTTTTCTGCCGGATGTCGACGTTGATGACATAATGTGGAGTGGCCTACCTCTATTTCCCGAAGAGGCTATCAAGAAGTTTGATGTCGATGAGGTTCTCTACGCAGCCGTCGTGGACACAGTGTTGCAAGATCTACTGGCCAACGGAACCGAAATCTTCACCACTGACACGGAGGAATACTCAGGCCAGAAGTTTGCCAAATACGTCACTGCCGGTGACAAGGATTTCTTCTATGCGCTTGACGAGGCCCGGCTCATTAAGGACTCattcgagctcgagctcatGCGCAAGGCGGCCAAAATTACCGACAACTCTCACCTTGCCGTCATGTCGGCCCTGCCTATAGAGAACAACGAGGGCCATATCCACGCGGAGTTTGTCTACCATTCGATTCGCCAGGGCTCCAAGTTCCAGGCGTACGATCctatctgctgctctggccCATCGTGTGGCACATTGCACTACGTGAAAAACGACCAGGGTCTTGCTGGAAAGGACAGCGTCTTGATCGACGCCGGAGCCGAATGGGAGTGCTATGCGTCCGATGTGACCAGATGCTTCCCAATCAGCGGTGTGTGGACCAAAGAGCATTTGGAGATCTACAATGctgtgctggagatgcAGAACGAATGCATGAAGGAAATCAAGCCTGGCACACACTGGGACGATTTACAGCTGCTGGCGCACAAAGTGTTGATCAGAAACTTCCTCAAGCTCGGCTTGTTCAGGGGAAACGAGGAGGACATCTTCCGGTCCGGCGTGTCTGCCAGCTTCTTCCCTCATGGACTTGGCCATCTTCTGGGCATGGACACCCATGACGTGGGCGGGAACCCCAACTACAATGACCCGAACCCAATGCTGCGGTATCTGCGGCTGCGCAGAAAGCTGGAGCCGGGCATGGTGGTGACGAACGAGCCAGGGATCTACTTTTCACCGTTCCTCATGGAGCCTGCGCTGAAAAACCCGGACACCAGCAAATATATTTGCAAGGAAACAGTGGACAAATACATGTACATTGGGGGAGTGCGCAttgaggacgacgtggtGGTGACGGCGCACGGCCATGAGGTGCTGACGAAAATCACGAGTGACCCGCACGAGATCGCCCAGATCGTCCAAAACGGGCTAGCCAAGGGCCGTTCCGGCTTCCATGTCGTAGTTTAA
- a CDS encoding 26S proteasome regulatory subunit RPN11 produces the protein MDRLQSLLGSRMGGLGGAQQGDQPAIDNAETVYISSLALLKMLKHGRAGVPMEVMGLMLGDFIDDFTIHVVDVFAMPQSGTGVSVEAVDDVFQTKMMDMLKQTGRDQMVVGWYHSHPGFGCWLSSVDVNTQQSFEQLNPRSVAVVIDPIQSVKGKVVIDAFRSISSQTLMLGQEPRQTTSNVGLLNKPTIQALIHGLNRNYYSLNIDYRKTSKETDMLLNLHKKEWTAGLKLHDYNEKQCNNLEASKKMVKIAKQYVERVVEEKELTEEQLKTRYVGKQDPKKHLGETAETLIEENTVSIITGNVNRLAI, from the coding sequence ATGGACAGACTGCAATCGTTATTAGGATCCAGAATGGGCGGCCTGGGAGGTGCCCAGCAAGGTGACCAGCCGGCGATTGACAACGCCGAGACTGTGTATATCTCGTCGCTTGCTCTACTCAAGATGCTGAAGCACGGCCGTGCTGGTGTGCCGATGGAGGTGATGGGTTTAATGCTCGGCGATTTCATTGATGACTTCACCATCCACGTGGTCGACGTGTTTGCCATGCCCCAGTCTGGTACAGGTGTGTCTGTGGAGGCTGTGGACGATGTCTTTCAGACTAAGATGATGGACATGCTCAAACAAACCGGCAGAGATCAGATGGTGGTGGGATGGTACCACTCGCACCCTGGTTTTGGGTGCTGGCTCTCGTCCGTCGACGTCAACACACAGCAATCTTTCGAACAATTGAATCCTCGTTCCGTGGCCGTCGTGATAGATCCTATCCAGTCGGTGAAGGGCAAGGTGGTGATAGATGCATTCAgatcgatctcgtcgcAGACTTTGATGCTTGGACAGGAGCCTAGACAGACCACGTCGAATGTGGgtctgctcaacaagccaACCATTCAAGCATTGATACACGGTCTCAACAGAAACTACTACTCGCTCAACATTGATTACAGAAAGACttccaaagaaacagacaTGCTGTTGAATCTGCACAAGAAGGAGTGGACTGCGGGACTGAAGCTCCACGACTACAACGAGAAACAGTGCAACAATCTCGAGGCCTCAAAGAAGATGGTCAAGATCGCGAAACAGTACGTCGAAAGAGTGGTggaggagaaagagctgacCGAGGAACAGCTCAAGACTCGTTACGTGGGTAAGCAGGATCCTAAGAAGCATCTGGGCGAAACGGCAGAGACGCTCATTGAGGAAAACACCGTCTCCATCATTACAGGAAACGTTAATAGATTAGCCATCTAA
- a CDS encoding U4/U6.U5 tri-snRNP-associated protein 2 produces MSKRKIQDSPVEDTERKKISTRDRSLYLDTINRKILDFDYEKVCCISLSSTNIYGCLVCNKYFRGRSMDSECFLHSINDDHHVFVNFDTLSFHILPENYQLDEQTASSLDDIRQQINPTYKDLKDIYHDTSLKRDLAGREYRPGFIGLSNFGANDYSNVILQVLAHVPPLRDYLLLYPEKLHKTKLVGKLSLLVRKMYSPNLFKSHLSAHELMQYVSSSTNKRFSLHHESEPKDFLMWLFNSMHKELVSELQNNLISSIFQGKVELPSGKSKFWMLTLTLPSVTLFKDGAKLEIPQVALEDLLAAKKYKIAKAPQFLTLYIKRKDDTQKIAGVNGSNINPTVVKFNPLQLKVDTHVYKLIANVVYSSGQNENYSLESENQAHYKIQVLDEVRNEWLEIDDLKVKPIEKDLLFLNQTYLQFWQKIA; encoded by the coding sequence ATGTCCAagcgaaaaatacaagaTAGTCCAGTGGAGGATACGGAGCGAAAGAAAATCTCGACTCGAGACAGGTCGCTGTACTTGGACACAATCAACAGGAAAATCCTCGATTTCGACTATGAAAAAGTCTGTTGCATCTCGCTATCCAGCACCAACATCTACGGCTGTCTGGTGTGCAACAAATACTTCAGAGGTCGGTCAATGGACTCAGAATGCTTTCTACACTCGATAAACGACGACCACCACGTTTTTGTCAATTTTGACACTCTCTCGTTCCATATCCTGCCCGAGAACTACCAATTGGACGAGCAGAccgcttcttctttggacGACATTCGACAGCAAATCAACCCGACATACAAGGACCTAAAAGACATATATCACGACACGTCACTCAAACGCGATCTTGCTGGCCGAGAGTACCGTCCTGGGTTCATTGGACTGAGCAATTTTGGCGCAAACGACTACTCGAACGTAATTTTGCAGGTCCTGGCACACGTTCCTCCATTGAGAGACTATCTGCTGCTATACCCTGAAAAACTCCACAAAACCAAGCTGGTGGGCAAGCTTTCCCTTCTAGTGCGAAAGATGTATTCTCCAAACCTGTTCAAATCTCACCTTTCTGCCCATGAACTAATGCAATACGTATCCTCGTCGACTAATAAGAGATTTTCCCTTCATCACGAAAGCGAGCCCAAGGACTTCCTCATGTGGCTGTTCAACAGCATGCACAAAGAATTGGTTTCAGAACTTCAAAATAAtctgatctcgtcgattTTTCAGGGGAAAGTGGAACTTCCATCTGGAAAGTCTAAATTTTGGATGCTCACATTAACACTGCCATCGGTGACTTTGTTTAAAGATGGCGCCAAGCTAGAGATTCCCCAGGTGGCGCTTGAAGACCTCTTGGCGGCGAAAAAGTATAAAATAGCCAAAGCACCGCAGTTCCTGACTCTGTACATTAAAAGAAAGGACGACACACAGAAAATCGCAGGCGTGAACGGATCCAACATCAATCCAACGGTGGTGAAATTCAATCCGTTGCAACTGAAAGTTGACACCCATGTCTATAAGCTCATAGCCAACGTGGTGTATAGTAGCGGCCAGAACGAAAATTACAGCCTGGAGAGCGAGAACCAGGCTCACTACAAAATACAAGTTCTAGATGAGGTGCGCAACGAGTGGCTCGAGATCGATGATCTCAAAGTGAAGCCgatcgaaaaagacctcCTATTCCTCAACCAGACATACTTGCAATTTTGGCAAAAGATAGCATAG